GAGTTCCTCCAAACCGGTAATCCCACTGTTTCAACAAATTACTTTGACCAAAAGTGATTTCAGTTGAGAAGAACAAGAGTGTCCCGATTACAAAAAAAAATCGTCGAAGGGAGAGCATTGCTTACATGATTCAATACATATAAGAAACTTTATTTCAAAGATCATGCTCTTCCTGAAAGATTCAAATTGTGGTCAGGATTTCACCTACCCGGAAAACATCCTCAAAAGAGTTATACAACGGCACCGGCGCCATACGAATCACATTCGGTTCACGCCAGTCAGTGATAACTCCGCTTTCAGTTAACCGATTGAAAATCTCTTTTCCATTAGCGGAAGCAATCAATGATAACTGACAACCGCGCCATGCTGCATCTTTTGGTGTAATGATCTGCAATGTTTTTGAAGGATGATTTTTATTGAAGTCTTCAATAACAAATTCGAGATATGCCGTTAGCTGTATGCTTTTGCTTCGCAGTCTTTCCATACCGGCTTCATCATACAATTCCAACGATGCACAATGAATGGCCATCGGAAAAACAGGCGCATTGCTCACCTGCCAGCCTGCAGCTCCTCTTTGCGGATGAAATCCCTTTTCCATTTTGAAACGTGTGGCTTCCTCATTTCCCCACCATCCTGCAAAGCGAGGTAATTCCGGATCGTTGCCATGTTTTTCATGCACAAAAATTCCGGCCACTCCACCAGGACCACTGTTCATATATTTATAACTGCACCAGCAGGCAAAATCAACCTGCCAGTCGTGCAGCTTCACCGGAACATTTCCAATGGCATGTGCGAGGTCAAATCCAACGATCGCACCTGCAGCGTGTCCGGCTTCAGTAATTGTTTTCATATCAAACAACTGACCACTGAGATAATTAACACCGCCCAACATGATTGTAGCAAGCTCATCTGCATTGTCTTTGATTGCCTGTAAAATATCTTCTGTCCGCAAAGTGAATTCTCCTTCACGTGGTTTCATTTCAATAATTGCATCATCAGGATGAAGACCATGATAACGCACTTGTGTTTCCATCGCATACTGATCAGAAGGAAAAGCATTCGCTTCCATCATGATCTTATATCGTGGTTTCGTCGGGCGATAAAATGATACCATCAATAAATGCAGGTTGGCCGTAAGTGAGCCCATGGCAACTACTTCCTCCTTATTGGCTCCTACAATTCTTGCCAAAGCTTCCCCGCAAAAGTGATGATAGTACAGCCATGGATTTTTTGCATCGAAGTGTGCTTCCACACCATGATGCTGCCAGTCCAGAAATTCCTGTTCCGCATATTCGCGTGCTTTTTTAGGCAGCAATCCCAATGAATTGCCTGCTAAATAAATCACTTGCTTCCCGTTGCTTTCGGGAATATGAAACTGATCACGGAATTTGCGAAGCGAATCAACTGCATCCATCTGCAGAGCAAAAGGCAGGCTGTTTTCAAAATTCATATTCATAGTTACGTGACAGTTATGTTAAAAATAAGGAGGAAAATTGCACGCCTCCGGGCAAAACCCCGCCGGCCGGGGCAAGCCGCCCCGCCCCCGGCCCCCCCGGCGAGGGGAAAGGGGGGGGGGCCCCGGGGGGGGGGGGGGGGGGGGGAAGGGGCGGCGGGGGGGGGGGGGGGGGGGGGGGGAGGGGGGGGGAAGCCGGGGGCCGATTGCTTCACAAGCCTTATAAAAAAGTGATCATTTATACCATTCAGCATACATCACGTAATTATTCGCAATACGCATATTAATCTGTTCAAAATGTTCCGGTGAAAGTTCTTTCACTTTTTTTGCGGGCACACCTGCGTAAATGCTTCCTGATTCCACACGTGTGTTTTCAAGTACTACTGAACCTGCTGCAATGAGCGAATTTTTTTCTACCACAGCATGATCCATCACAATGGCGCCCATGCCCACCACCACATTATCTTCGAGTGTGCATCCATGAACGATGGCACAATGACCAATTGAAACATTGTTACCAATGGTAGTAAATGCTTTTTTATAAGTGCAATGGATCACTGCTCCATCCTGGATATTCACCCTGTTTCCAATCCGTATGTAATGCACATCACCACGTATAACAGCATTGAACCAGACCGTGCAATCATCGCCCATAATCACATCGCCTGCTACTACAGCATTATCGGCGAGGAAACAGTTTTTTCCGAATTGAGGCGCAATGCCGTTGATGGGTTTAATGATAGACATGAAGGTAGAAAAGGGTTAACTGGTTAAATGGCTCAATGGTTGGAAGCAGCACCAGCAATGTAACAATTGAACAGTGAAACAATTGAACAGCTTAATACGTCATCTTCCATAAATCATCTTCAAATGTTCATTCGTCTCAGCAGCTTTAATAGCACCCACTTTATCTTCAATTTCCGTCATCTGGTGATTGGTCCAGTCAAGCTTCTCCATCAGCTTTTGTTTTTCACCGGTGTTTATTTCTTCCTGCATCAATGCATTGGTATATGTTTCCTTATTGGCGTCCATGGCTGAATATACATTTTCCAGCGCGTTAGTGGCGGCAAGGCGAACATACCATTTTGCATTTTTTTCTGAAATAGTATACAACAATGGTAAGGCTTCCTGTATTACTTCAACATTATCCGCCCATCTTGAAAGATACTGTCCGTAATTTACCGTGGTATAATAAGAAACTGAATTACCTGTCAACTGCGAAATAAAAAAAGCATTTTTTTCCGGACCGGCCA
The genomic region above belongs to Chitinophagaceae bacterium and contains:
- a CDS encoding gamma carbonic anhydrase family protein; its protein translation is MSIIKPINGIAPQFGKNCFLADNAVVAGDVIMGDDCTVWFNAVIRGDVHYIRIGNRVNIQDGAVIHCTYKKAFTTIGNNVSIGHCAIVHGCTLEDNVVVGMGAIVMDHAVVEKNSLIAAGSVVLENTRVESGSIYAGVPAKKVKELSPEHFEQINMRIANNYVMYAEWYK
- the kynU gene encoding kynureninase, encoding MNFENSLPFALQMDAVDSLRKFRDQFHIPESNGKQVIYLAGNSLGLLPKKAREYAEQEFLDWQHHGVEAHFDAKNPWLYYHHFCGEALARIVGANKEEVVAMGSLTANLHLLMVSFYRPTKPRYKIMMEANAFPSDQYAMETQVRYHGLHPDDAIIEMKPREGEFTLRTEDILQAIKDNADELATIMLGGVNYLSGQLFDMKTITEAGHAAGAIVGFDLAHAIGNVPVKLHDWQVDFACWCSYKYMNSGPGGVAGIFVHEKHGNDPELPRFAGWWGNEEATRFKMEKGFHPQRGAAGWQVSNAPVFPMAIHCASLELYDEAGMERLRSKSIQLTAYLEFVIEDFNKNHPSKTLQIITPKDAAWRGCQLSLIASANGKEIFNRLTESGVITDWREPNVIRMAPVPLYNSFEDVFRVGEILTTI